In the genome of bacterium, the window ATCCATATCGCGGCTGCCGATGTGACCCCGATTACAAGACCGTTGCGGGACATCATTACGCCAGCACCGAGGAAACCAACTCCCGTTATTATCTGCCCAACAACCCGCGACGGATCCGTGGCTTCCGAAGCCACCGCGTTTGCGACGGCGACAAAGATGTAGGTGCTCAGACAAATCAGCATACCAGTCCGGATGCCAACAGGCTTGCCAAGAATCTGTCTCTCAAGGCCGATGATTGCACCGCAGGACATCGCACTCAAGATACCAAGCCAACTTAACGGAG includes:
- a CDS encoding MgtC/SapB family protein, with protein sequence MLDHIMSVAPLSWLGILSAMSCGAIIGLERQILGKPVGIRTGMLICLSTYIFVAVANAVASEATDPSRVVGQIITGVGFLGAGVMMSRNGLVIGVTSAAAIWILAAIGVTIASGYHSTGIKLAILGVAVLVGVEKIENTFKAMQQGVHTKLKARRQE